One window from the genome of Anguilla rostrata isolate EN2019 chromosome 5, ASM1855537v3, whole genome shotgun sequence encodes:
- the scpp1 gene encoding secretory calcium-binding phosphoprotein 1, which yields MKATLVIVCLLGIAFANPIHQKGALEETGQEAKTVHSSSAAVSAEHESAEREGSQENTSETKTSEETNTSEDKTSESRDTTDEDKSSEESESHSREKSDSDEDGDTRDDSRGSEENLRKSWVGVFKINLKSDEDSSMSNSTSSSEEDSHAVDANTSNPTSSSESHQSEGSRECREGEDGPDCHSSESEQSQEGRSLSRECADAGDSSRDSSRDSSRDCSRSSEERSFEDDQTHDSVGDMLTLDDGERELHTW from the exons ATGAAGGCTACCTTGGTGATCGTTTGCCTGCTGGGAATTGCTTTTGCTAACCCT ATACATCAGAAAGGTGCCTTAGAAGAAACTGGTCAAGAGGCAAAAACA GTCCACAGCTCCTCAGCAGCGGTGTCTGCGGAACATGAGTCTGCAGAACGTGAG GGCTCACAAGAAAATACTTCAGAAACTAAG ACCTCAGAGGAAACCAACACATCCGAAGACAAG acaTCTGAGTCCAGGGACACGACAGATGAGGACAAG AGTTCAGAAGAGAGTGAAAGCCATTCTCGTGAAAAG AGTGACTCCGATGAGGATGGGGACACCAGAGATGACAGCAGAGGCAGTGAGGAGAACTTGAGGAAG AGCTGGGTTGGGGTGTTCAAGATCAACCTGAAGAGCGACGAGGACAGCAGCATGAGcaacagcaccagcagcagtgAGGAAGATTCGCACGCCGTGGACGCCAACACCAGCAACCCGACCAGCAGCTCGGAGAGCCACCAGAGCGAGGGGTCCAGGGAGTGCAGGGAGGGCGAGGACGGCCCGGACTGCCACAGCTCGGAGAGCGAGCAAAGCcaggaggggcggagcctgtcgCGAGAATGCGCGGACGCGGGGGACAGCAGCCGGGACAGCAGCCGGGACAGCAGCCGCGACTGCAGCCGCAGCAGCGAGGAGCGCTCCTTCGAGGACGACCAGACCCACGACTCCGTTGGCGACATGCTGACGCTGGAcgacggagagagggagcttCACACGTGGTGA
- the LOC135256081 gene encoding uncharacterized protein LOC135256081, translating into MIGILFLIIHTCAYLVHAGGSGSAEAAAAVNPGMMNAGVGAEAANPGGLNNLLLNGQAQLAQLVPVPSTFFVQQPGLPIGQVGVPAGSNMALQQGANTQLFAIVPVNNVGGQQIPGLQVPGLPMFNQAQQFQIVPVGGRNMMLPGMGAQTALGHNGHNVKRSVPEEPTPETAPSEMQEISTVSTTPSSLAEALKLPLFPFKVNPADPECSEDEPAVPETEKVTMEESSGLGEISWSEMTPIA; encoded by the exons ATGATTGGCATCTTGTTTCTCATCATCCACACGTGTGCATACCTG GTGCATGCTGGAGGGTCAGGAAGTgcggag GCTGCAGCAGCTGTGAACCCAGGAATGATGAatgctggggtgggggcagaagCAGCTAACCCAGGCGGCCTCAATAACCTGCTTTTAAATGGACAAGCCCAGCTGGCTCAG CTGGTGCCTGTTCCTTCGACATTTTTCGTCCAGCAACCTGGCCTCCCCATTGGCCAGGTCGGAGTTCCTGCGGGGTCCAACATGGCCCTGCAGCAGGGTGCAAATACACAGCTATTTGCAATTGTACCAGTAAATAATGTCGGAGGTCAACAGATCCCAGGGTTGCAGGTTCCAGGCCTACCTATGTTCAACCAGGCACAGCAGTTTCAG ATTGTGCCCGTGGGTGGGAGAAACATGATGTTGCCGGGGATGGGGGCTCAGACTGCTTTGGGACATAATGGACACAATGTGAAG CGTTCAGTACCTGAAGAGCCAACCCCAGAAACTGCACCCTCAGAGATGCAGGAA ATATCCACTGTTTCAACAACGCCATCATCTCTTGCTGAGGCTTTAAAG CTTCCTCTTTTTCCGTTCAAAGTGAATCCAGCAGACCCCGAGTGCTCAGAGGATGAACCT gCTGTGCCTGAGACTGAGAAAGTGACCATGGAAGAATCTTCTGGTTTGGGTGAAATTTCATGGAGTGAAATGACCCCCATTGCCTGA
- the sparcl1 gene encoding SPARC-like protein 1, whose protein sequence is MKTHLLLQCLLASALATTVMSKPHGKHQDSLPHGKHQDSPKILEADPEQASEEKVLPTSITFESDSQEQDDADVSYDDGEGLPKEDRVLDGAVQEEKSAPVLLSEEALADLLEESEEEEEEEEDQDEGSEAEMEGRSEEESDSDSSTESEIPVDMDYAGDSDGLGPQDPLEEEVKPLSDADSQLLPTGESPAAEEIPKDSDYESRAGEGAEEAAGNLEEQEGESATERKGLEEAADASQEDDERGEESQGNDTQETKSSVELGGVANVEGAATRGGEEEESNRNDSGAHPKVKASKQKKNQRAKTLSETRDAEEGPGPLQKGHMEKKPDTVENTVQKSKKRKIGKWATLVGLNPVQIRATEELYPNERLSQDESSEEAPVNPCRNFRCKRGKTCKVNEDDEPVCICQDPSSCTPSTTATEHVCGTDNKTYDTSCELFATKCNLEGTKKGHRLHLDYTGSCKYIAPCQEGELLQFPLRMRDWLKNVLLQLYERDTRNPGFLTAKQRARVQKIYESERRLHADDHPIEMLIRDFEKNYNLYIYPVHWQFAQMDQHPADRFLSHSELAPLRVPLVPMEHCTSLFFKECDADKDKQVSFKEWGHCFGIKDEDMDLNLLF, encoded by the exons atgaagactCACCTTCTCCTCCAGTGCCTTTTGGCATCAGCATTAGCTACCACT GTAATGAGCAAACCTCATGGAAAACATCAAGATTCGCTACCTCATGGTAAACATCAAGACTCACCCAAGATCTTG GAAGCTGACCCAGAACAGGCCAGCGAGGAGAAGGTTCTCCCCACATCCATCACCTTTGAGTCCGACAGCCAGGAGCAGGATGACGCGGACGTGAGCTACGACGACGGCGAGGGCCTGCCCAAAGAAGACAGGGTTTTGGATGGGGCCGTGCAGGAGGAGAAGAGCGCTCCCGTGCTACTGAGCGAGGAGGCGCTGGCCGACCTGCTGGAGGAgtccgaggaggaggaggaagaggaggaagatcAGGATGAGGGCTCGGAGGCTGAGATGGAGGGaaggagcgaggaggagagcGACAGCGACTCCAGCACGGAGTCGGAGATCCCCGTCGACATGGACTACGCCGGGGACAGTGACGGGTTGGGGCCCCAGGACCCCTTGGAGGAGGAGGTCAAACCCCTGTCCGATGCTGACTCTCAGCTCCTGCCCACGGGAGAGAGCCCAGCTGCTGAGGAGATCCCGAAGGACAGCGATTACGAGTCACGAGCAGGAGAAGGAGCGGAGGAGGCTGCAGGAAATCTGGAGGAGCAGGAAGGGGAATCTGCCACAGAAAGGAAGGGCCTAGAGGAGGCGGCTGACGCCAGCCAAGAGGAcgatgagagaggagaggaaagccaAGGCAACGACACACAGGAGACCAAAAGCAGTGTGGAGCTAGGAGGAGTGGCCAATGTAGAAGGAGCAGCCacaagaggaggagaagaagaggagagcaACAGGAATGACAGTGGCGCTCACCCTAAGGTCAAAGCCagcaaacagaagaaaaaccAAAGGGCCAAAACACTGTCAGAAACCAGAGATGCTGAGGAGGGGCCAGGGCCCCTACAGAAGGGCCACATGGAAAAAAAGCCTGACACTGTGGAAAACACCGTTCAGAAATCCAAAAAGAGAAAGATCGGGAAATGG GCTACTCTGGTAGGCCTGAACCCTGTGCAGATCCGAGCGACAGAAGAACTGTACCCCAATGAGCGCCTGTCCCAGGACGAGAGCTCGGAGGAAGCTCCTGTCA ATCCCTGCAGAAATTTCCGGTGCAAACGCGGGAAGACGTGTAAAGTGAACGAGGACGACGAACCAGTGTGCATCTGTCAGGACCCCTCCTCATGCACGCCCAGTACGACTGCAACTGAACAT GTGTGCGGAACAGACAATAAGACTTATGACACGTCCTGTGAACTCTTCGCTACAAAGTGTAACCTTGAGGGCACCAAGAAAGGCCATCGGCTACACCTGGACTATACTGGATCCTGCAAAT ACATCGCTCCCTGCCAGGAGGGGGAGCTGTTGCAGTTTCCGCTGCGCATGCGGGACTGGCTGAAGAACGTCCTGCTGCAGCTTTACGAGCGTGACACGAGAAATCCCGGCTTCCTCACGGCCAAGCAGCGAGCCAGA GTTCAGAAGATctatgagagtgagagaaggctGCATGCCGATGACCACCCCATTGAGATGCTCATACGGGACTTTGAGAAGAACTACAACCTGTACATCTATCCTGTGCACTGGCAGTTCGCTCAGATGGACCAGCACCCTGCTGACAG gttcctctctcactctgagcTGGCCCCTCTCAGAGTGCCTCTGGTCCCCATGGAGCACTGCACCTCCCTCTTCTTCAAAGAGTGCGATGCCGATAAGGACAAGCAGGTGTCTTTCAAGGAATGGGGCCATTGCTTCGGCATCAAGGACG AGGACATGGATTTGAACCTTTTATTCTAA